ACCACGCCCTGCGCACCATCGACAAGCGCGGCATCGATTCCGTGCTGGCCGAGCTGCGCGCCCGCGGCGAGCACGTCTGAGGACCCCGCCATGGCTTCCAAGCGCGACAAGATCCGCCTGATCTCCAGCGAAGGCACCGGTCACTTCTACACGACCGACAAGAACAAGAAGAACACCCCGAACAAGATCGAGATCAAGAAGTACGATCCGGTCGTTCGCAAGCAC
The sequence above is a segment of the Lysobacterales bacterium genome. Coding sequences within it:
- the rpmG gene encoding 50S ribosomal protein L33, with product MASKRDKIRLISSEGTGHFYTTDKNKKNTPNKIEIKKYDPVVRKHVMYKEGKIK